A genome region from Jeotgalibacillus aurantiacus includes the following:
- the comGB gene encoding competence type IV pilus assembly protein ComGB, translated as MFLQRNITAGWRQKSLIPKKDQPQFLSRLSELKESGYPLNQAIEFLLLPYRKKPETPRKIHDSLLSGDSLSDVMKTLGFPQFVCMHLFFAEEYGDLTKTLKETSDLMKMKQREEKRLISILQYPFFLIMMFSFILIIMNHYLIPRMKSLYAAVGSTESAALKTAGSIFTAMPQVILFSTCLIVLSLVSLYVILKRLSAHSRWSFLASLPVIGFYVKSFHSYVFSREASAMLKSGLSFYQMLESFISQPYRPLYQEIGQFMMDELKRGQNVYHTMLQLPFFSDELSNITRHGELNGSLEREWGFYSTFCLSDLESKTNTAFSFIQPILFTLLGLAVIGAYLIVLLPVFQLMQSI; from the coding sequence ATGTTTCTTCAGAGGAATATCACCGCTGGATGGCGTCAGAAATCCCTTATTCCGAAAAAAGATCAGCCGCAATTCCTGTCAAGACTGAGTGAACTTAAGGAAAGTGGCTATCCCCTCAATCAAGCAATTGAATTTCTCCTGTTACCCTATCGTAAAAAGCCGGAAACACCCCGGAAAATTCATGATTCCCTTCTAAGTGGAGATTCACTGAGCGATGTGATGAAAACGCTTGGTTTTCCTCAATTCGTCTGTATGCATCTTTTTTTCGCTGAAGAATACGGAGATCTCACAAAAACGTTAAAGGAAACTTCGGATCTCATGAAGATGAAACAGCGGGAAGAGAAAAGACTGATCTCCATTTTGCAGTATCCTTTTTTTCTGATCATGATGTTTTCATTCATTTTAATCATCATGAATCATTATCTTATCCCCAGAATGAAAAGCCTCTATGCAGCCGTCGGATCAACTGAATCAGCAGCATTAAAAACGGCGGGTTCCATCTTTACGGCAATGCCCCAGGTCATTCTTTTCAGTACATGTTTGATTGTTTTATCACTTGTCAGTTTGTATGTCATATTAAAAAGACTATCAGCCCATTCCAGGTGGTCATTTTTGGCTTCCTTACCTGTGATAGGCTTTTACGTAAAAAGTTTTCACAGCTATGTTTTTTCACGTGAAGCTTCTGCCATGCTGAAAAGCGGATTGTCCTTTTATCAGATGCTTGAATCATTTATCTCACAGCCATACCGTCCCTTATACCAGGAAATCGGTCAGTTTATGATGGATGAATTGAAGAGAGGCCAGAACGTATATCATACGATGTTGCAGCTTCCCTTTTTTTCAGATGAGTTAAGTAATATTACGAGGCATGGAGAATTGAATGGAAGTCTTGAGCGGGAGTGGGGATTTTACAGCACTTTCTGTTTGTCAGATCTTGAATCCAAAACGAATACTGCTTTTTCTTTTATACAGCCCATTTTATTTACTTTACTTGGTTTGGCCGTTATCGGTGCATATCTGATCGTTTTACTGCCTGTTTTTCAATTAATGCAATCGATTTAA
- the comGA gene encoding competence type IV pilus ATPase ComGA yields the protein MTFGTERLALQLVNDAVRQEGSDIHLIPKENCLQIQLRVQGDLVQHKTISADAGERLISHFKFKASLDIGEKRKPQSGACDVMIDDESLPLRISTLPSATGRESMVIRLLPQSFAIPIEKLSMFSHSAKKLQELASYPQGLLLFTGPTGSGKSTTLYSLLHFCSTVLKRNVITLEDPVERKEDHVLQVQINERAGVTYSSGLKAILRHDPDIIIVGEIRDMETADIAVKAALSGHLVLSTLHAKNAAGAIRRMIDLGISKEVLLQALIGVTGQRLVKINTVSHSIKRTSIYEIVTSPAIESLIDQIPVRHNYVSLPDLFRKGVALGYVSSEEYHRWMASEIPYSEKRSAAIPVKTE from the coding sequence ATGACGTTTGGAACAGAACGGCTTGCATTGCAGCTTGTGAATGATGCTGTGAGGCAGGAAGGATCAGATATCCATCTGATTCCAAAAGAAAATTGTTTGCAGATTCAGTTGAGGGTGCAGGGTGATCTGGTTCAACACAAGACCATCTCTGCTGATGCGGGAGAACGGCTGATCTCACATTTCAAATTTAAAGCGTCACTCGACATTGGTGAGAAGAGAAAACCTCAGAGTGGTGCCTGTGATGTGATGATCGACGATGAATCGCTCCCCTTAAGAATTTCTACATTACCTTCTGCCACTGGAAGAGAAAGTATGGTCATCAGACTCCTCCCTCAATCCTTTGCCATACCCATCGAAAAGCTCTCCATGTTTTCTCACTCAGCAAAAAAACTTCAGGAATTGGCTTCATATCCCCAGGGACTTCTTTTATTTACAGGCCCAACCGGAAGCGGCAAATCCACAACGCTATACTCCCTGTTACACTTTTGTTCAACCGTTTTAAAAAGAAATGTTATTACACTTGAGGATCCTGTTGAAAGAAAGGAGGATCATGTTCTTCAGGTCCAGATCAATGAAAGGGCCGGTGTCACTTATTCTTCAGGCTTAAAAGCTATTCTGCGGCACGATCCGGATATCATTATTGTCGGAGAAATCCGGGACATGGAAACAGCAGATATCGCTGTTAAAGCTGCCTTAAGCGGTCATCTCGTTTTATCAACCCTACATGCAAAAAATGCAGCGGGTGCAATCAGGCGGATGATTGATCTGGGTATCTCAAAAGAAGTACTTTTGCAGGCGCTGATCGGCGTGACAGGTCAGAGGCTCGTGAAAATAAATACCGTCTCGCACAGCATTAAACGTACTTCTATATATGAGATCGTCACGAGTCCCGCAATTGAATCTCTTATTGATCAGATTCCTGTACGGCACAACTATGTGAGTTTACCGGACCTCTTTAGAAAGGGGGTCGCTCTTGGTTATGTTTCTTCAGAGGAATATCACCGCTGGATGGCGTCAGAAATCCCTTATTCCGAAAAAAGATCAGCCGCAATTCCTGTCAAGACTGAGTGA
- a CDS encoding Spx/MgsR family RNA polymerase-binding regulatory protein, giving the protein MNPITFYTYPSCTSCRKTKKWLKANDVNVTERHIFRETPDFDELMHLLTLTTDGLDELLATRSQSFKNLNRDVNDLPLSEVVKLIIEDPKLLKRPILTDGRKLIVGYNPEGLRSLSNKKQLYKLSG; this is encoded by the coding sequence ATGAACCCTATCACATTTTACACGTATCCAAGCTGTACATCCTGCAGAAAAACGAAAAAATGGCTGAAGGCAAATGACGTAAATGTTACAGAGCGGCACATATTCCGTGAAACTCCTGATTTTGATGAACTGATGCACCTGCTTACTTTAACGACAGACGGACTTGACGAGCTGCTGGCGACAAGAAGTCAATCATTCAAGAATTTGAATCGTGATGTAAATGATCTTCCACTATCTGAAGTGGTTAAGCTGATTATTGAAGATCCGAAGCTGCTGAAGCGTCCAATTTTAACGGATGGCAGAAAGCTGATTGTCGGTTATAATCCTGAAGGCTTAAGAAGTCTTTCAAATAAAAAGCAGCTGTACAAGCTGTCCGGTTGA
- the comGC gene encoding competence type IV pilus major pilin ComGC encodes MKLVKRLLTNTRGFTLIEMVIVLLVISVLLIVSLPNISSQSKEINGKGCEAFQQMVQAQVESYRMSNKALPESMVKLQEEGYLNAEEMTCPDGRELTIGTDGQVSVVESTP; translated from the coding sequence ATGAAATTAGTAAAAAGATTATTAACAAATACCCGGGGGTTTACACTGATTGAAATGGTCATTGTATTACTTGTTATCTCCGTACTGCTTATTGTCAGCCTGCCGAATATTTCATCCCAGAGTAAGGAAATCAACGGGAAAGGCTGCGAGGCTTTTCAACAAATGGTGCAGGCCCAGGTGGAGTCTTACCGGATGTCAAATAAAGCGCTGCCTGAATCGATGGTGAAACTTCAGGAGGAAGGCTATTTGAATGCAGAAGAAATGACCTGTCCGGATGGAAGGGAATTGACGATCGGTACAGATGGTCAGGTGTCCGTCGTTGAATCTACTCCGTAG